The stretch of DNA CAAGTCTTGAATCCCCAACCCCAAAAGCCAGCCACCCTCTTCCGCGATGTTCCCGTCAACTTTTGGGCAGCCAATGCCATTCAACTCGCCTACCGCAGCGGCTTTCTTTCCGGCTATCCCGATGGCAGCTTTCAACCCAACGAAATTTTACTGCGCGTCCAAATTCTCCTCTCTTTAGCCAACGGACTCGCCTTACCCCCTGCAAATCTTCAAGCCTTGAATATTTTTGACGATCGCAATACCATTCCCCTCTACGCTAGAGAAGCCGTTGCTGCGGCGACTGCCAGAAAATTAGTCGTGAGTTATCCCCAAATTCGCCAACTCAACCCCAACGGACAAGCCACCCGCGCCGATGCGACAGCAATGCTCTATCAAGTGCTAGTCGATGCCAAGCGCTTACCCCAAATCAACTCACCCTATATTGTTAATTCTTAACCAGAGGGTGGGGAAAAGAGTGCTGAGTGTAAAGTGCTGAGTGCTGAGTGGGGAAGAGGATGGGGGGATGGGGAGATGGGGAGGTGGGGGGAATTGAGTGCTGAGTGCTGAGTGCTGAGTTAATAGTTAGTTAGCAAGTTTTCCTATCTCTTCTTTTCCAACCCCTAACTCTGTTCTTTCCCCAACTCCTAACTCCTAACTCCCAACTCCCTTCTTCCCCCCATCCTCCCATCCCCCCCACCTCCCCATCCTCTTCTTCCCCCAACTCCCAATTCCCCCTCTTCCTCTCGGTTCTCTGGCCAAATTCCCATAAGATAAAAAATGGTTAACAACGTGTAAATAAACTTTAGGTGATTGCAAACAATGGCAGAAATTCAATTTTCCAGAGGAATTGCAGAAGAAGATGTGCCTGATGTGCGCTTAACTCGCTCAAAATCTGGCACCCAAAGCACGGCAACCTTTATTTTTGATAATCCCACGATTTTTCAGCGAGAATCGAATAACGATATTACGGGGATGTACCTGATTGATGAAGAAGGGGAAATTTCCACTAGCGAAGTTAAAGCCAAATTCATCAATGGTCAACCCGCAGCGATTGAGGCTTTCTTGCTGATGAATACCCAAAGCGAGTGGGAACGCTTTATGCGTTTTATGGAGCGTTATGCGAAAGACCACGGTTTAGAGTTTACCAAATCTTAAACTGAACCATGATCGAGCAACCTCATCCAGATCGAACTGCTGTAGCCATTAACGTTGCGGTCATTACTGTCAGCGATACGCGATCGCCTTCAACGGATAAAAGCGGTCAGCTTATCCAAAGCTTACTGCAAACCAGCGGTCATGCTGTCATCGCCTATGCTGTCATTAAAGACGAGCCTGCACAGATCCAAGCTCAACTTCAGGATCTATGCAGTCACGCCGATCTGGATGCGGTTATTTTTAATGGGGGAACAGGTATCGCGCCGCGAGATACCACCTATGATGCTCTAGAAGGGTTGCTCGAAAAGCAATTACCGGGTTTTGGAGAACTGTTCCGTTCTTTGAGTTTTGCTGAAATTGGCACCAGAGCGATCGCATCCCGCGCCGTTGCAGGCGTATATCGTTCCAAGTTAATTTTCTCAATTCCCGGTTCTACAGGAGCCGTCAAGTTAGCCACAGAACGCCTCATCCTGCCAGAATTAGCGCATTTAGTCCAACTTCTGCGTTCCTAAGTCGGACAATGGGGAGTTGAGGATAGGCTATACGTATCGACCTATTCTAATCAAAATATGAAATTAGGAACCCGAAAGCAATCCTTAGCAATGACGCTGGGAGCAACTCTACTGGCTTTGGGAACGAATCTAACTGCTTGTACTGCTCGCTTTAATTCCAATTCGTTGTTTGAGGTTAATCGTTACACCACAACCCTAAGCGTCAGTGAAGACTCGGCAGATATTTACTTTCCTATTGTTTCTCCTTCAGCCAACGCTCAATTTCCGATTGTCTTAATGCTGCAAGGGGCATTTGTTGATAAAGCCGATTATGCTAATTATGCCTCTCAAGTGGCAAGCTATGGATTTGTTGTGGTCGTTCCCAATCGTTTGAGAACGACACTCAATCCCGCCGGGGAAGAAGCGACTGGGTTAATTGCCGAACAGCAACAAGTTCATGAGGTGCTAAGTGATATGGTGGCAGAAAATGCCAAGATTAATTCACCGATCAAGGGCTTGGTGGATACCCAAAGCTTAGGATTGCTCGGACATTCTTTAGGCGCATTAGTCGCCATTAGCGCCACTCAAGAGGAGTTGTGCTTGCCAGCAATTTGTACCGCTGGCTATGTTAAGCCACCCGAACTCAAAGCCAGTATCACCTATGCTGGAGCCTTTGGAGATTCGCAAACCCAAACTTTTTTTCCCATCCAGAATGGAGATACGCCGATTGGTTTAATTGCGGGAAGTTTAGATGGCGTAGGTTCTCCTAATAATACTCAGCAAACCTACAACCAAGTGCAAAATCCTCCCAAGGTTTTCATTCAGGTTGAAGGGGCGAATCATTATAGTATTACCAATGAGGATAATTTAGAACGAGAACCAAATCGACCCACTTTAGAGCAAGCCGTTGCTACAGAGACGATTGCGCGGTGGAGCGGACTGTTTTTACGCGCTCACCTGCTTAACGATCGCGATGCCTTAGATTATGTTTACCATACAGGCGATGCTCTAGATAGTAACGTTAGCGTTATTAGCCAGAAACCGCCTATTCCGGAACCGAGTGCTGGGTTAACCCTACTCGCTGTTGGGGTAATGGGGGTGGGGTGGCGACGTTATCGGAATTTCTATTAGAAAGTCGGGTTGTTTGCATGGCTTTAATTATTGCAGGAGAACGTAGCGATGCGGGGAAAACCACGATAACCCTGGCCTTGCTGGCTGCACTCAAGCGCCGAGGATTAGCAGTACAGTCGTTTAAAGTGGGGCCCGATTATATCGATCCGATGTTCCATGAGTATGTCACGGGACGGCCCTGTCGCAACCTCGATCCGGTTTTGACTTCCGCAAGTTACGTTCAAACCTGCTTTAGCCGTCACCTGTGGGGGGTAGACTGTGCGGTGATTGAAGGGGTGATGGGGTTATTTGATGGACTTCCCCGCAGTGTTGAGAATGCGTTTCCGGTACCGTTTGGCAGTACGGCGCATATTGGGCGATTATTAGAGATTCCAGTAGTGCTGGTGATTGATTGCAGTCGCCTATCGGGTTCAGTTGCAGCGATCGCCCAAGGCTTCCGGTATTACGATCCTAACCTGAAATTCGCAGGGGCGATCTTAAATCGCGTCGGGAGCGATCGCCATCTGGCTTTACTCCAAGATGCCTTAGCCGCCGTTAATCTTCCCATTCTCGGCATTTTCCGCCGCCAGGATAACATTACCATCCCCGATCGCCATCTGGGTTTAGTTCCCACAGGCGAGTTACCCCAACTTGATAGCGTTGTTGAGCAACTGGCGATTTTAGGGGAAACGGGGTTTAATTGGGATGGGTTATTACCGCTTCTCGCCGCTAAACCCACCGCTTCCCCTCACCTTCCCCCAGAAGCTGCCGTTCGGGTACGGATTGCGATCGCCTACGATAAAGCTTTTAATTTCTACTATCGCGATAACCTTGACCTTCTGCAACAACTCGGCGCAGAATTAGTCTTTTGGAGTCCCCTCAGCGATACCCAAATTCCCGATAAGATTCAAGGATTCTATTTTGGGGGTGGGTTCCCAGAAGTCTTTGCTAGCGAACTCGCAGCCAACCAAGGGGTAAAACAAGCCCTTCGTCAATCTATCTTGACAGGAACGCCAACTTATGCTGAGTGTGGCGGATTAATGTATCTGTGCGAGGCGATCGCCGATTTTACCGGGCAATCTTACCCCATGTTGGGCATTTTACCCACAACGGCTCAGATGGGCAAGCGCTTAACCCTAGGATACCGGAAGGCGATCGCCCTGAGTTCCAGTCCCGCCGTCACGCCAGGAATGACAGTGAGGGGCCATGAATTTCATCGCTCTGAATTAACCCCTTCTCCCAGTCAACCCCTATTCACCAGTCACCCCTTATATCCCCCTCAAACCGAGAGTTTCGCTGAAGGTTGGCAACTTCCCCAGGTTCACGCCTCTTATCTGCATCTCCACTGGGGAGAGTGTTTAGAAATTCCCCAGCGGTTTATCCAGCAGTGCTTGCACCGCGCTAATTCACCAATTCAGGCACTTTAGCCGCCCTCGGCAACAGCGGTGGGCTATTTTGGAGATGAACCTCTGTGGCCATTCCCTTCAATTTATCCACCAAGTCTTCCAACAGTTCAATATGATCGATCCCGAAGTAGACAGAAAAGCCACGACCATCGAGAGAATAACCTGGAATATACAGCGAAACCTGGTTAAATCGGTCATGAGTGGTTACAATCGTCATTTCGCTACCATCAAGTTTATAGGTTGTATCTGTCCAGGTTTGAGCCATGAGTGCTTCTCCTCAATGAGTTCAGTTATTCCACCCAACTCACACAGGTTAGCCGTGCAAGTCTTTTGAATATGATTTTTTAATCAACAAGTCTATGTTAGCGCAAAATGAGTGAGGGAGCCACACAAATTATTGATTTTTTATTCAAACCTCATCTATGATGGATTTGTAGTGGAGAACAATGATGTAAACTTCCCCGCGCTAGAGCAACGGGGCTTTCGGTAGCCCTGAGACAGCCTGTTCCAAACAACAGAACAATCCCGAACCTCTAGGCTGCGTTACGGACAGCCCCAAAGCAGCAATATTCAACGCACCATTGAAATCAGCGTCACCATGCCATCCACAATGCCCACACCTGAAAACCTTCTCAGACCTCCGCCCGATACGGTTGCAGCGGTTGCAGGTTTGACTGGTGTAGGCTGGTGGCACCACAACGATTTCAACACCTTCTTTAATGCCTTTGTAACTCAGAAATTGACGCAGTTGATAAAATGCCCAACTGTTAGAGCGTCTTCGTTCGGTCTTGTTTCTGGGTTGTTGATTGGTGCGATCGCGGATGCCTGTCAAATCCTCAATCGCCACAATAGCGTTGAGGTGTTTGGCCTCCCGAATGATAGCAGCGCTGATGGTATGGTTCAGCCATTGTTGGAAGCGTCTTTCTCTGCCCGACAGCCGTTGCAGGACTTGACGGCATCGACGCCGACTAGACCTTGTGCCTTTCGTTCGCGTAGCGTCTCGTTTACGAGAGGCTTTCTTCTGGAGAGACGCTCTCACCCTGGAAAATCTCTCTCGAACTTGGTTCAATTGCTTGCCGTCCCAGCCCATGCCCGTACTGGTTTTGGCAATTTCACGCCTGCCAAAATCCACCCCGATGACTCGATCGGCTTTGATTGGTTCAGGCGCTTCGTCTGTCAGTTGAATATGGATATGATAGGAACCGTCTCGATGCTTGCACAACTGGGCAGATGTGGGTTTACGCCCTTTCAATCTGCCCCGCTGGTAATTACCAATATCAAGCTTGATGTGTTCCCTGCCCTCCAAAAGCGTCAGGCTAACCGTCAAGTCTTGTTCTCTGAAGGCAAAAATCCGAGCATCGTAATCAGCCGACGTTGGTCGAAACGCCTTAACGGGCTTCTGCTTGAGCTTGGCGGTTTTCCGGTTAGTTCCAACTCTGGCACAAACCCTGACCGCCTGATTTGCACTCAACCCGAACCGCGCTCGAATGTCCTGATAGACTTGGCTTTGGATTGCGATCTTACTGGTCACAGAGGGCTTGACGGACTGGTTAACCCAGTTGCAGGCGTCCGCAAACGCCTTCAGCAAAGCCTGAATCTTCAGGGCTTGTTCCGGCGTAGGTTGAAGTTTGCATGAGAGTGTCAGCACTTGTTCCATGCGGCAATTTTATCAGGTGCGAACAACGAGCAGCTAAAGCTGCTGTTCGTTTTTCCTCCCTGGGCTAAAGCCACAGGTCTTCCAAACGTATCGAGAGGTTTAACGTGATTGAATCCTTTGGTAAACTGATTCGACAGGCTCGCAAAGAAAAGGGCCATTCTCAGCGCAGTCTAGCGGCAATCCTCAAGCTAGATTTCACCTATTTGTCTAAACTAGAAAATGACCGTGCAGATTATCCTCCCAAAGAGGACGTAATCCGGTCGTTAGCGCGAAACCTGGATCTGGATGAAGAACAACTCATCTGTTTAGCCGGTCGCATTCCGCAAAAGTATGAAGAAGTGCTGAAGCTCAATGCTCAGTCTATGCCCATGCTACTGCGGCGACTGCGCGAAAATCCAGAATTCGCCCAAAAGGTGTTTGAAGCTGCCAACGAGGAAGAATCAACTTGAGTTTGATTAAGCCCTATCGCTTCTATCCCAAGACAGAGATCGAACGGCGTGCCAACGATCTCTTAATGCGGATGCAATTGACGCCCAACTGGGAACCGACCTGGCCCTTTCAGTCGGATCGAGTGGCGGACTTTTTGGATCTCGGCGTCGTTTGGGATCGCATTCCCCCGGATGAGACGGGCCCCATTGCGGCCCGAATTTTACCGCGCGATCGCCAAATTGAAATCAATGAAGACATCCTCAACCTACCGCAGGGTTTTCAAGAGTCTACCATTGCTCATGAAATTGGTCACTGGATGTTGCACATTGATTACGCCAAAATCGAAAACGAAGCGATACAGGCTCAATTAGACTCACCTGAAGCCATTGCTTCCGAATTAGAGTTTGTCTGCCGTCCCAACAGCGGACTGGCTCAAATCGAGTCGATTGAATGGCAGGCACAGTATTTTGCAAGTTGCTTACTGATGCCTCGCCATATTCTTGCCGAAAAATGCCGAGGACGCGATTTAACCCGATGGGCAGTTTTATATGCCATTCGGGAACAATTAGGCGTGAGTATCTCTAATTTAGTCAACCGCTTGCAGGATCTCGGCTGGATTGAAATCCCCAAAGGTAGCCGCAAGATTCAACTTGGCCCGGTGGAAGTCTGCGAGCAATCTTATTTGTATGGCTGAAAATCGCTAGGATTAACGATTAATTGAGCGGCAGAACGGTAGAGACTGGACGCGAAGGTTCTGAACCTTGAGTCCGTTGTCTTTCTAAAAACTCTTGATATTGCTGAGGGGGAATTGCACCCCGGTAAGCGCCGCAGTAATACATCTTTAGCACGGCTTCGTAAGCCCAATCTTGGGGCGTTACATCGGTGTACGGGTTGGGTAAATCTTGGACAACCCGGTTATTGGCACAAGCGTTTAAGATTTGGGCTTGAGTCACCCCGGCGGGTAATGGGGTTTGGGCGATCGCACCTGGGGTGAAATTGGGTAAAATCAACAGAGTTAAAGCTGTAAGAATAGGCTGTATCCGTTGCATCGCTGTCTCCGTTGCCTCAAAAGGTCTTTGCTCTACGCTACACCAACAGAGCAAAAAAACGCTCAACAGTTCCCAAAGCGCGATCGCACCCCCGCCTCAGTTAAAATTCCAACAGTGGTCTAAACCCATGCTTGAGCGAAACCTGACCAATTAACTCCATCTTTTCCACCGTAATTTGATTGCGACCCCAAGAGAAATTGGTGTACCACTTTTCAAACTCCAGCAGCATCGACTCGGCGAAACAAGCAAACAACTGACGGGCCGGAACATCCATATTGACAATAGACATAATTTTCCAGTCAATATCGAGGGAATGCTCGACAATTCCCCCATTGAGGACATACACTCCAGGATGTTGGATCTGGGTGCCTAAATTCTTCGGATAGCCCCCATCAATCAGCAAGCACGGCTGTTTTAAGGTACTGGGGTCAATTTCCACTCCCTTCGGCATACTGGCCACCCAAACCACAATATCAGCTTGGGGTAGGGCTTCCTCCAAACTGAGAATTTTACCGCGTCCGAGTTCTTCTTGGAGGAGTTGCAAGCGTTCTTGGTTGCGGGCGACTAACAGTAATTCGGGTACATCTGTTTTCGCATCTAACCAGCGACAAACAGCGCTACCAATATCGCCAGTCGCGCCACAAACCGCCACGGTTGCCTTAGAAAGCTCAATCCCCAATTTCTGGGAAGCTTGTTCGACTTGGCGGCACAAAATGTAAGCCGTATGGGTGTTTCCGGTGGTAAATCGCTCAAACTCTAACTTAATATTGCGAACTTGCCGATTTTGATTCAGATTAAACTCTTCAAAAATAATCGAAGAAAAACCACCCAGCGCCGTAATATTGATGCCATTTTTCTGGGCATGAGCCATTGCATTTAGAATTTTGCGAATGGCGGCTTTAATGCGTCGCTGTGCCAGCATTTCCGGGAGAAAGCAAGATTCTACATACTGTCCTTTAATCTGCTGGCCGGTAACACTCGTAACCGTAATCGTATCGACAATTTGCGGGGGGGCAGCACACCAGAAGTCTAACCCCTGGTCTGCGTATTCTGGATAACCTAAGTCCCTGGCAACTGCCTGAGCGTGTTCTAAGCTAGTGAGATGACCGATAAGACCAAACATGAATTGTGCTGTACTTGGGTCTACTCTAGACCGAGATAACGTGAATAAAACAAAACCGGAGTCTTGAACAAATATTACACAAAGACACCGATCGGAACCATCAAGTCCAATCGGCATCTGGC from Desertifilum tharense IPPAS B-1220 encodes:
- a CDS encoding long-chain acyl-[acyl-carrier-protein] reductase; translation: MFGLIGHLTSLEHAQAVARDLGYPEYADQGLDFWCAAPPQIVDTITVTSVTGQQIKGQYVESCFLPEMLAQRRIKAAIRKILNAMAHAQKNGINITALGGFSSIIFEEFNLNQNRQVRNIKLEFERFTTGNTHTAYILCRQVEQASQKLGIELSKATVAVCGATGDIGSAVCRWLDAKTDVPELLLVARNQERLQLLQEELGRGKILSLEEALPQADIVVWVASMPKGVEIDPSTLKQPCLLIDGGYPKNLGTQIQHPGVYVLNGGIVEHSLDIDWKIMSIVNMDVPARQLFACFAESMLLEFEKWYTNFSWGRNQITVEKMELIGQVSLKHGFRPLLEF
- a CDS encoding dienelactone hydrolase family protein: MKLGTRKQSLAMTLGATLLALGTNLTACTARFNSNSLFEVNRYTTTLSVSEDSADIYFPIVSPSANAQFPIVLMLQGAFVDKADYANYASQVASYGFVVVVPNRLRTTLNPAGEEATGLIAEQQQVHEVLSDMVAENAKINSPIKGLVDTQSLGLLGHSLGALVAISATQEELCLPAICTAGYVKPPELKASITYAGAFGDSQTQTFFPIQNGDTPIGLIAGSLDGVGSPNNTQQTYNQVQNPPKVFIQVEGANHYSITNEDNLEREPNRPTLEQAVATETIARWSGLFLRAHLLNDRDALDYVYHTGDALDSNVSVISQKPPIPEPSAGLTLLAVGVMGVGWRRYRNFY
- a CDS encoding ImmA/IrrE family metallo-endopeptidase is translated as MSLIKPYRFYPKTEIERRANDLLMRMQLTPNWEPTWPFQSDRVADFLDLGVVWDRIPPDETGPIAARILPRDRQIEINEDILNLPQGFQESTIAHEIGHWMLHIDYAKIENEAIQAQLDSPEAIASELEFVCRPNSGLAQIESIEWQAQYFASCLLMPRHILAEKCRGRDLTRWAVLYAIREQLGVSISNLVNRLQDLGWIEIPKGSRKIQLGPVEVCEQSYLYG
- a CDS encoding RNA-guided endonuclease TnpB family protein, with the protein product MEQVLTLSCKLQPTPEQALKIQALLKAFADACNWVNQSVKPSVTSKIAIQSQVYQDIRARFGLSANQAVRVCARVGTNRKTAKLKQKPVKAFRPTSADYDARIFAFREQDLTVSLTLLEGREHIKLDIGNYQRGRLKGRKPTSAQLCKHRDGSYHIHIQLTDEAPEPIKADRVIGVDFGRREIAKTSTGMGWDGKQLNQVRERFSRVRASLQKKASRKRDATRTKGTRSSRRRCRQVLQRLSGRERRFQQWLNHTISAAIIREAKHLNAIVAIEDLTGIRDRTNQQPRNKTERRRSNSWAFYQLRQFLSYKGIKEGVEIVVVPPAYTSQTCNRCNRIGRRSEKVFRCGHCGWHGDADFNGALNIAALGLSVTQPRGSGLFCCLEQAVSGLPKAPLL
- the psb28 gene encoding photosystem II reaction center protein Psb28, encoding MAEIQFSRGIAEEDVPDVRLTRSKSGTQSTATFIFDNPTIFQRESNNDITGMYLIDEEGEISTSEVKAKFINGQPAAIEAFLLMNTQSEWERFMRFMERYAKDHGLEFTKS
- a CDS encoding RodZ family helix-turn-helix domain-containing protein translates to MIESFGKLIRQARKEKGHSQRSLAAILKLDFTYLSKLENDRADYPPKEDVIRSLARNLDLDEEQLICLAGRIPQKYEEVLKLNAQSMPMLLRRLRENPEFAQKVFEAANEEEST
- a CDS encoding molybdenum cofactor biosynthesis protein B gives rise to the protein MIEQPHPDRTAVAINVAVITVSDTRSPSTDKSGQLIQSLLQTSGHAVIAYAVIKDEPAQIQAQLQDLCSHADLDAVIFNGGTGIAPRDTTYDALEGLLEKQLPGFGELFRSLSFAEIGTRAIASRAVAGVYRSKLIFSIPGSTGAVKLATERLILPELAHLVQLLRS
- a CDS encoding cobyrinate a,c-diamide synthase; amino-acid sequence: MALIIAGERSDAGKTTITLALLAALKRRGLAVQSFKVGPDYIDPMFHEYVTGRPCRNLDPVLTSASYVQTCFSRHLWGVDCAVIEGVMGLFDGLPRSVENAFPVPFGSTAHIGRLLEIPVVLVIDCSRLSGSVAAIAQGFRYYDPNLKFAGAILNRVGSDRHLALLQDALAAVNLPILGIFRRQDNITIPDRHLGLVPTGELPQLDSVVEQLAILGETGFNWDGLLPLLAAKPTASPHLPPEAAVRVRIAIAYDKAFNFYYRDNLDLLQQLGAELVFWSPLSDTQIPDKIQGFYFGGGFPEVFASELAANQGVKQALRQSILTGTPTYAECGGLMYLCEAIADFTGQSYPMLGILPTTAQMGKRLTLGYRKAIALSSSPAVTPGMTVRGHEFHRSELTPSPSQPLFTSHPLYPPQTESFAEGWQLPQVHASYLHLHWGECLEIPQRFIQQCLHRANSPIQAL